One Pieris napi chromosome 13, ilPieNapi1.2, whole genome shotgun sequence genomic window carries:
- the LOC125055404 gene encoding odorant receptor 43b-like, whose protein sequence is MNWVTWIWIPVFNNINNMESIQNRTMKLQTCLYLWVPFDYSYNYQNWVIVHIINTYVVGMGVTVMMIFHTLNYIFMYHLIGHIQILKYKIRSQFPKNITNAEVKDVLIEVMKYHAFIIRVFKDVQSAFGVNVATNYLHNLVGDSLMMYQIMYASKENILLYVVMVTVYMGGLILMSFVLEEIRRQTEDLADVVYSMRWETMSISNQKIFLLFLQRVQPAMEFTALGGLKAGVKPMISIIKTTFSYYVMLETTMAEKS, encoded by the exons ATGAACTGGGTTACGTGGATTTGGATACCTgtattcaataatataaataacatggAATCTATTCAAAATCGTACTATGAAACTACAGACTTGTTTGTACCTTTGGGTTCCCTTTGATTACAGTTATAATTACCAGAACTGGGTTATTGTGCATATAATTAATACCTATGTTGTGGGTATGGGAGTAACTGTAATGATGATTTTTCATAcattaaactatatatttatgtatcatTTGATTGGCCATATACagattttaaagtataaaatacgTAGTCAATTCCCTAAGAATATAACCAATGCGGAAGTTAAAGATGTTCTGATTGAAGTTATGAAATACCATGCGTTTATTATAAG GGTATTTAAAGATGTCCAATCAGCGTTTGGTGTCAACGTGGCAACAAATTATCTGCATAATTTAGTTGGCGACAGTTTGATGATGTATCAAATTATGTATGca agcaaagaaaatattttattgtatgttgTCATGGTAACCGTCTACATGGGAGGGTTGATATTAATGTCATTTGTACTTGAAGAAATACGAAGACAG accgaagatctggcagatGTGGTGTACAGTATGCGATGGGAAACTATGTCCATATCGAATCAGAAAATCTTTCTTCTCTTTCTACAAAGAGTCCAGCCAGCCATGGAGTTTACAGCTCTAGGTGGTCTGAAGGCTGGAGTAAAACCTATGATTTCC ATAATAAAAACCACATTCTCATATTACGTTATGCTGGAGACCACGATGGCTGAGAAGTCGTAA